One Antedon mediterranea chromosome 1, ecAntMedi1.1, whole genome shotgun sequence genomic window, cagaaaatatcaaaaaagcACAGAAAAAGCAAAAACATTATCATGATGCTGGTGTTAAAAGCAACACGTACTATGCAGGAGATCAAGTGCTCTTGCAGAATTCCAGAAATTTGTCAAGAAAGGGAGGCAAACTTAATGCTCGATGGACTGGTCCATATATTATAGAAAAAGTCCTCACTCACAATACATATCGACTAAAAGGAAGAAGGGCTATTGTTAACGGAAACAAGATCAGACATTACAAGTCCGATAAAACAACCTCTTTGAACTGTCCATCATCAAGCACTAAACAGAAATGTAATACCAATGATAAGCATCTCCCTCCAAAGAAACGAAAGCGAACGCCAGACATCCCACCTGAAGTAACGCACCATGATAACATACCTACATCCAAGAATGGTGATATCACACCGGATGATCACATTATTAACATACCTACATCCAAGAATGTTGATGATAACGATAACAGACCTACATCCAAGAATTATGATATCACACCGGATGATCACATTAACATACCTACATCCAAGAACGATGATATCACACTGGATAATCACGATAACATACCTACATTAGACAATGATAATGTCGCACCGGATGATGACCATGACAACAGTAGGCCTGTATCTGATAGTGATGTGGTATACCTCAACACGAAAACTTCAAGAAAGTTATTCTTTCCTGTCGATGCCAATTGGCAGCTTGAAAAGGCAGCACCATTTGGTATCAATGTCaaaaattttcacaaaactCACTTAAAATGTGAAATGGACAAGGCAGCCAGGCCTACTAAAGTTGTTAATATGAGAGGGGACGGCAACTGTCTTTTTAGGGCTTTGAGTTATATTCTCTTTGGTGTCCAGAACTACCATGTAGTTGTACGGGATTACATACTAAACTATATGTCCATGAACAAAAACCTATTTGAAAAAATTGAATCCAGATCATTTGAACGATACGTGGAAGACACGAGAATGGGGGAATATGGGACATGGGGTTCGGACATCGAAATCATGGCATTTGCGACCATGTCAAATACgaatgtttatgtttacagTAAATATGGAAGAAGGAAAGGGCTTCCACATTATGAATGGTTGAAATATGCACCAATAAGTAATCAGTTTGGTGATTTAGTATCTGAAAGAAACATCTACCTATCAAACTTATGTGCACACTTTGAGCCTGTCCTGGATGTAGACAAGAAAACTTATGACGCTGAATTAAAATACACTCGTACACCATACGCACCAATCAAAAACCACCTTGCACGGAAATACTGGGATATTGTATCCGATGTGACCCTCAATGCTGCTCTGGTAGATAATTACGAAGATGAAGCGGTAATGCGTTCCGAAGGCATTATGGACGTTATATACGTATCTGAATTCACGGACACACATTATGACATTGAAGCAGTCAACCATCTAAAAGATGATATCGATCCAAATATATTCAATTTGCTTTGTGACATGGAACATTTCCCGGAAAGGATTCATCAGAGCAACAATGAAGTACCTGGACAATTATATGTTGATTCATACAACGTCACTctttaactgtaggcctacctatgacCGGTAATCTCAACATACACAGAAGCATTAAATGGTGAAAAGGGTATTTGTTTACCTTATAGAGGTAAGTTTCGTTAATGCTTTGATTTTTTACAGGTGCTTCCGTCAAGAGGAGATTGTCGGCTTTGTCTGAAACTCATCGACGAAGAAATACCAATTGCATTTGTCGGAccagaaagaagaacatagattCACCACAGCGGCTAATTAAAGCGTCACCATCTTTCATTGAATCAACGGAAGACGAATATCTGAGCATAAGTACGTCAAAGGCTCAAGGGGTCTAATGGCAGGTAACAACAGATCAAATACAGTGTGTCCAGTGTAAACATGCAATGATGTGTCATGCGCCCTGCTTTGATCGCTACAaggattaaaaaattaattaaaaagcagATTGTATAAAAGAATAACGCGACTAAAGGTCCGGTAAGGTAAAAGTACGTGAATTAGATTGTAactagtgtttatttttattgtatttttatgtttaaaaaactttttcatatttacaactcatatgATTCTGTTTcataatgttatgcaattttCTTCTATAATATGTTTTCTTTGGTCAAAGGGGCACATACAAACGTGCAACCTACCCTCGCTATGATCATCAACCTTGACGTGGTAGCGAGGCTTGCGTGCTTCCAATGTATTGGTAGCCAGACCAATGATGATCaataacaaagtaaaataaatacaaacacacTTACTGAAACAAGTTTTAatagcaataaataaataaataaataaatatttttctgtaactattgttcattattattacactattattattttatcctgTTAATATAAGTAATGATCAatgatatataatttatgtttacaaaactcgttcatatttacaactcattCTGACAAGataacaacatttaatatttttgtaattcacaattcatacatttatttgtaatgtattcatGAATTTGCTTTTCCTTCATCCAATCTACATAGTAGATATATGAAACTATTGTTCTAACCACGTGACTATGTagcatagaacattaattctaaaccgcccggtaatatactgaaatttaattaattaatttgaaacgataaagatgaggaaatctgtgagaatgagttaaagtcgccccaaccgagactcgaactcggaccgcctgcttgatatgcagatgtcctaaccgttagaccactggggctttcacggttcgaactcgattggatagcgactctttaacattctcggcgtggtacggcggaacagcactagtcctcagttgtaaacacaacaggcatagaaataaattccaaaccgcccggtgatacactgaaaatgatttaattaatttttgaaacgataaagatgaggaaatctgagagaatgagaaaaagtcgccccaaccgaggctcgaactcggaccgtcggcttgatatgcagttgccctaaccattagaccactggggctttcatggtattgttctttaactcgaccggataacgaccctttaacattctcggcgtggtacggttggaacacaatacatatatatatatatatatatatatatacagacagtaacaagtgtacattattgtaaatataacaaatacatatatattatatatatatatatatatatgtatatgtatttgttatatttacaataatgtacacttgttactgaactatggagtattttttttttccgaaataaaagaagaatgaatgaatgaatttattttcaatctttctacataacaacaaatatatagtataacaggggagtagcggaaaagcaaaagtaaagtaaatttgaACCAGCCAAACATGTATGAAACATTATCCAGTAAGCACATTTTATAAGAagcttttgtttattaaaatgggTTTCTCTGAAATTCCAGAAGTTtattaaacattgaaaataacacAATCGCCTTTAAACAAAATGCTGTTCAAAAAAAGAATCGGTTGAAGCAAGCGTTCTTATAACATCCGATAAAATGAAGGTTCAATAAAGTAGCCCTATTAACAAATGTATGAGGTCTCAGGCCTAtcccatattaattatttttatagataCATTAATTTTAAGATTCCAGATAccgaattgttgtttttttacataacaagtcattttttctttgaatataaattctgatttaaggacaaaatactaaaataaatacttacacCAAAGGTGCATAAAAACGTGTTGATGTGGCGCTATATCGATGTCATTATCTTTGCATTCACCCTAGACGCACATAGTGTGACACCCCTACCATATTCTCGATGTGACGATCAATGTACCAATTAACATAATACTTCAGTAAAACTGATTATGTTTTTTCAAGAGATCAGCTATATCGTGTTGATTATAAAAAGGTGCAACTTTTAATTGATTGGGGATTAAACaagtaaactatttattcttcttgtctttactcgtacaaaataatataacggtcgctaattggaagtgttttaaagtaaagtgatctttcattggaagaggaccagtacaattacttgttttttatcacatgaataaaatctatttattcttcttgtctgtactcatacaaaataatataacggtcgctaaatggaagtgtcttacagtaaagtgacctttaattggaagaggaccagtacaattacttattttttatcacatgattaaaatctatttattcttcttgtctgtactcatacaaaataatataacggtcgctaattggaagtgtcttaaagtaaagtgatctttaattggaagaggaccagtacaattacttgttttttatcacatgattaaaatctatttattcttcttgtctgtactcatacaaaataatataacggtcgctaaatggaagtgtcttacagtaaagtgacctttaattggaagaggaccagtacaattacttattttttatcacatgattaaaatctatttattcttcttgtctgtactcatacaaaataatataacggtcgctaattggaagtgtcttaaagtaaagtgatctttaattggaagaggaccagtacaattacttgttttttatcacatgattaaaatctatttattcttcttgtctgtactcatacaaaataatataacggtcgctaattggaagtgtcttaaagtaaagtgatctttcattggaagaggaccagtacaattacttgttttttatcacatgattaaaatctatttattcttctaattgtctgtactcatacaaaataatataacggtcgctaattggaggtgtcttacagtaaagtgacctttaattggaagaggaccagtacaattacttattttatatcacatgattataaactatttatgcttcttgtttttattcataaaaaataatataacggtcgctaattggaagtgtcttaaagtaaagtgatctttcattggaagaggaccagtacaattacttgttttttatcacatgattaaaatctatttattcttcttgtctgtactcatacaaagtaatataacggtcgctaattggaagtgtcttacagtaaagtgacctttaattggaagagtacccgtacaattacttattttatatcacatgattataaactatttattattcttgtctttattcatacaaaataatataacggtcgctaaatggaagtttcttgaagtaaagtgacctttaattggaagaggaccagtacaattacttattttttatcacctgattaaaatctatttattattcttgtctgtactcatacaaaataatataacggtcgctaattggaagtgtcttaaagtaaagtgatctttaattggaagaggaccagtacaattacttgtttttttatcacatgattaaaatctatttattcttattgtctgtactcatacaaaataatataacggtcgctaaatggaagtgtcttaaagtaaagtgatctttcattggaagaggaccagtacaattacttgttttttattacatgattaaaatctatttattcttctaattgtctgtactcatacaaaataatataacggtcgctaattggaagtgtcttaaagtaaagtgatctttaattggaagaagaccagtacaattacttattttatatcacatgattataaactatttatgcttcatgtttttattcataaaaaataatataacggtcgctaattggaagtgtcttaaagtaaagtgatctttcattggaagaggaccagtacaattacttgttttttatcacatgattaaaatctatttattcttcttgtctgtactcatacaaaataatataacggtcgctaattggaagtgtcttacagtaaagtgacctttaattggaagaggaccagtacaattacttgttttttatcacatgattaaaatctatttattcttcttgtctgtactcatacaaaacaatataacggtcgctaattggaagtgtcttaaagtaaagtgatctttaattgaaagaggaccagtacaattacttgtttttttgtcatatgattaaaatctatttattattcttgcctttattcatacaaaataatataacggtcgctaattggaagtgtttaaattaaagtgatctttaattggaagaggaccagtacaattacttgttttttatcacatgattaaaatctatttattcttcttgtttctattcatacaaaacaataataacggtcgctaattggaagtgtttaaatttaagtgatctttaattggaagaggaccagtacaattacttgttttttatcacatgattataaactatttattattcttgtctttactcatacaaaataataaaacggtcgctaattggaagtgtttaattttaagtgatctttaattggaagaggaccagtacaattacttgttttttgtcacatgattaaaaactattattactcttgtctttactcatacaaaacaataaaaatggtcgctaattggaagtgtctaaactaaagtgttctttaattggaagaggaccagtataattacttgtttttattacatgattattattatattgttatttattcttcttgtctttattcataccaaataatataatggtcgctaattggaggtgttttaagcCAAGTTatctttgaaaaataaaaactagttTGGCATTATTAACAAATAGTGGTCGTTAAAAAAAGACAAGTGCATGCGCAATCACGATCAAAACCTGAATCTCAAATCTCAACCACGGACGGTATTCAATCCAAGGgtcagacattattaaacgCGCCGGACAGCATTAAATTGTTGGAAAACGCCCGCGAACCCGTTGAAACATGCAATTGGACACTATCCAATGCTGAAAAGTGTCCACCCGGACACTTTTGAATGATGGACACATTTCAATCTTACACCGGCGCGCCCAATGTACGCCCACGCAGTTACAATGCTTGCTTCCTCTATTCCAATGATTTATGACATTAGGGGTCACAAAGTTTTCCAAGCGTAACTTTATATGGGATCCCATTGAACGCTACGACCTCGTAATCCTTTCTATTTAATCACAAAGCGAGTCACACTGGGGATTTTGTTGTCCTAACAACACCAACACAAAAGGGTTTGGTATCAATATACAACTTAGCACACTGTGTTTGTGTGTGGGTATCAGCACCGTCATCAGGAAACGAAGTTAAAGTTTTGTAATATCAAGAAAATAAACCAATTTTACCTTGGAATTTTAAGGCATATACAACAATTACAGTCTTTGAGGAGGATACGGCAGTCACAAGAGAAGAATTCGACGACCCAGACGTTGGTATGTGACTCAACTCAACTAGAGAAAGGTAAAGTGTATATAACTTACCCATGTTGGGACCCGTTGTGAGTAGGCCCTATAGTAGGATTGTCCATAGATGATTCCTCCATAAATCAAGTCATGTTCAAGTATGTTTCAAATCAGAACATTCTTCATAAGCGTATATATATTAAACGCGTACGTGTTTCCATCATGGAGATGGTCCTAATTTTAGCGTAAACGTATAATCACATTAGGCTTCACGTATACGCAATCAAATGTTGAATTGTCCTTCTGAAACAAAAATAAGCCGTCTAGTATAAAGATATTATATATAggccaatattattatttttttatttaaacaaataatcaaTGAATCATGTCTACGCCTATATTGATAACCGGTTGCATGAAACAAAAACTATATTCTTTCACACAAATTCCATTTTCTAGCTACAAGATCTCTGTTCAAACAAAGAAATGGAATATTTATGACTGGACTCAACGAACCACCAATGGCAGAATCCAAGAAACCATTTTATCAGGACAAAGCTGGACAATATGCAAGCCATTCTGTTGACTTTAAGTCTCAAAACGAATTTAAAGCTAATTCTAAGCTATGCTTAACACGCAgtgaaaaatataatatacaaaaaccTGAAATAAATCGAGATATCTGGCAACGAAAACCTCCAGATTTCAGACCTCAAACTTATCGTCCAAAACCACCAAAAAGGAACACAAGGCTAAGCATGCAACCCTGGAAGTATGGCACGTTTCCTGGGACAAATAAACCTCAACAAACCACGGTAGAGAGTTACGAATTGAAGCTTCCAAAACTATTGCAACCAGAACGTCCGAAAAGTGGTCAGTTaatcaatacatttaaaataatagattcGAATGAATCAAAGAAATTGTTCGTAAAAGAAGGAATGCATCTAAAAGGAACATACAAGATGCCAGAAAAGCATGACTTCCGAGCAGTAAGTACTTACTTAGTTCCTAACAATTAAACAccaggggcggattgctataagcggtctataaccggtcttagcgcttagccggctataattcgtgacgtagcaagtagtctaTTAGTCTAGtatattatagaccattgcatgctataccgcggtctaacctgtaaacggtctttaaaattaaagcctactcgaaggagtcttaaaacagtcttaaacctctctttttgttgcttttacgtattatttatcgtcaaagacaaccaattgaacgagttttaagtgttaaatcaaataataacggtgattttattgttatataggcctagaatggATTTTCTCgcgtagaaatgtacgtactgttatgattgtgaattgaacaagcatgacgaacattaccttatttggtattctacgcgcaaagtacgccctcaatttgttactttacgcggtcttatctaagactggtttatagcaatggtctatcagGAGTGGCTTTAAtaagaccgtctatctgataaagccggctttaatcggggagttaagaccatcagttaagactgttttatagcaatccacccCTGTATACGctttatcgcaaatagcgtgcGCGACGCATGGTTGGTAGGAAggatttgggagcaaacgtcacgacgcgtacgtacgtgatttgttgtttgtatgtACGCGTCGCGTGACGTTTGTTCCCAAATCCTCTCCATCATTACGTGCATTGTGCAAAGATCTAGctagctatttgcgataaacctttatattattaaaatgggACGTGATAACTTTCAGAttcagaatattattatttaaatataatatttgtggTCTTTATTTTTCAGTACCCTCCGATATCGTCATTAGGTCTGTCAGAATTCCGGACAGATACGGAAAAGGATCCTTACAATTTGAAGTTTAAGTCAGCAAATAAAGACATAAGTAAGTACTAATCAACGCAATTACTGAGTATTACTGATTCATATCATTGAACCTCTCTCTGGACACGCACCACTTTGATTAATACTTAATTTATAAACCTTTACAATTGAAATATGTTCTGTATTTTATTATCGTAGTTTACGGATTGGTGCAGCCGACATCAGAACTGTACATGGGACGACAGATGGGTCGAGACCCACTGATACAAGGTCCAAAATGGGACTCTCAACTCATCTTACCTAAAGGATCATGGCCTACCCGATCAGCGGCATATTCGGTTAGTATTTTATgctataaagcttggttcccactagcgacgcaacacaaggacgtaacgcaacgcaaatgaattgaccaatcacaagcgatggcttattcgcttgtgattgctaacctgtctataacttcgcttgtcattggttaaaacgcttgcgttgcgtttacgtccttgcgttacgttataGTAAGGACGTAAGCGTAACGCAAGACTGTCGCTTGCCATAGGTacgtcaactcacttgcgtttcGCTTACCgtgttgcgttgcgtcctagtgtaAACCAATCTTAAGAATCAACTGTTAATTGTCTGATCACACAGTAACTTGTATGTATATTGATTTGATAGTGCAATGCGATCAATAGTTTTACGTGATACCTTTATACGACTAAGCTAATTATTAATGGCTTGTATTTGTAATCACGATTATACTTCATAAATCGTTTATGATAcgatataaatatttgtttgtgtttgtttttccAGCGTTACCGGCCAAAGAATCGATCACCATCCGTGGCTTTGATGGATCGTATTGAAGAGTCATTGAACAGTCGGTGGTCAGAGGAAACAAGAGAAAGGGAAGCAAGAAGAAAAGAAAGGGAACAGATTGAAAAGGAAAGAAGGTTTCGGCAAGAAATACAGAAAGAAATGGCAGCGATGAGGTGACACATTGAATGTGAAATCATATTTATGGTTAAACGTGATGATGCTAACTAAACGTAGCCTGGGTTTCCACTTTGGACACAACGCAGTGGCGTGTACGCGTACGCGAAGTGAGTtggttgaccaatcacaatcatCGCGTCGTAATATTGGGCAATGACTTGCGTTGCACTTACGTCACTGCGTTGCGCGCGCCTTAATTGGAAAGCCTAATATTCATTCCTGTTATAtgttatttacattatattatcaaCATCAATATTGACTGTCTACTAGAAATAGTTtgggtaaataaataatacaatgtacgTCTTCGTGTTTGCTGACGTTACCATAATAACACCACGCTTTCACatttacagtacaaaaaaataagaaaattataAAACTATCCccatattataaaattaaagtcAATAAACGTTGTATGAGTTGATTCTGGTCACTGATTAATTTACTACCTTAAAATAGTATTGATTGTATGTTGGAGTTATCATGTATTAAAATAAGATTGCAAACGACACGAAGTCGATTCTCAAATGCTCTAAATTCACACGACACCACTTGAGATTCATTTCTAAAGCATCCCATTAGCGAGGCAACGTAAGTGAATCACAAGCGAAGGATTAttttggtcaactcgcttgcgttacgtgtacgttcttgcgttacgtgtctagtggaaaccacgcttaagtCCATAATGCAAAAAAAACacctataaatatttttaaatacagacACTtgaaaaaacattcattaaaactaaactattttgtatttacttttattttactattattttattaaaagtaTCATATCTATTACATGTCTGTTGATATCTTTATGTGTGAACAAAAATGCAAGCGCTGCATTCTGATGATCCATGTCGATCTGAAgattcaaccaatcagagcacAGTGATTTTGTTTGCAGAGcagacaattaaaaaataagcGGTAAGGACCATGGAATGTGAATCTACGTGCAGCAAATAGGATGAAACATTTATATGACTCCTTATTTGTAAGTAAATCATTATTTATGGAATATAAATTGGGAGGAATACAAGTATAACAACAAAAGCGTAAAACCTACCTACCATGAAGGTAATTTTATAGCCAACTTTGGAGGAAAAGGTGAAGGTATGTTCGTTTATAAAGctaacctagctaggcctagccttacaTGACGATCGGAGCCGTCACGGGCCCTGATATGTAATAGAAAAGGGACTTGGAGACCATCTCTCCTGGTGGATTTATGGAGGCCTATTTGGTTTGATTTGATACATTTGTCTGATCATGCATGCCGTCGGTTTCAATTAAAGTAACTTTATTGGaaacataatttataaaaacatatgaacctactaggcctaggcctacaattcATCTAAATCCTTTAGGTCTATCAAAATAATTGCACAATTTACATATCAAACTAATGACAAATTTTTGCTTTATAAAAATAATGccttaattaaaaacaaaatatattgcaGTTTGACTTTTTTAAGCTAACAAATGAATGTTCTTAGATTGCAGATCCAGGTTGGAGGGTGGGTGAGCAGTGACaatggctatgagcgctcattgactaaacccaggggccccggagGTTAtggggcccctgagcagtgccaaGAGGCATTGAAATATGTCGAAAGGGCTAAAAACGCCCAAGGCCTCCAgcattggagggccacttagggttcctaaaccaggggcctctgGTCTCTGCGTTATACCACTGTGGTTTGTTGGGGTGTCAGGTGTGGGTTGCAGATAGGCTTTTGACAGCTACTTTTTGATAGactaataatatatgttaacGTTTCTTCACTGGAAGAAGCCTCTTCTTTTCTAATAACCAATTTGCAGCATTTATAAGAATAATTTTGGAATCTTCCATCATAAGCTACTTCTGAATTGATTGAAGCTTTTTCCAATATTTGTTAACCTCAACTCCTTCCCATGTTTTGTTTTCAAGTGGTTTAAAATACCTAGTAgagaaaaaagaaacattaaataaaGATCAGTACAATTTttag contains:
- the LOC140040207 gene encoding uncharacterized protein codes for the protein MSMNKNLFEKIESRSFERYVEDTRMGEYGTWGSDIEIMAFATMSNTNVYVYSKYGRRKGLPHYEWLKYAPISNQFGDLVSERNIYLSNLCAHFEPVLDVDKKTYDAELKYTRTPYAPIKNHLARKYWDIVSDVTLNAALVDNYEDEAVMRSEGIMDVIYVSEFTDTHYDIEAVNHLKDDIDPNIFNLLCDMEHFPERIHQSNNEVPGQLYVDSYNVTL
- the LOC140040223 gene encoding putative uncharacterized protein C7orf78, whose protein sequence is MTGLNEPPMAESKKPFYQDKAGQYASHSVDFKSQNEFKANSKLCLTRSEKYNIQKPEINRDIWQRKPPDFRPQTYRPKPPKRNTRLSMQPWKYGTFPGTNKPQQTTVESYELKLPKLLQPERPKSGQLINTFKIIDSNESKKLFVKEGMHLKGTYKMPEKHDFRAYPPISSLGLSEFRTDTEKDPYNLKFKSANKDIIYGLVQPTSELYMGRQMGRDPLIQGPKWDSQLILPKGSWPTRSAAYSRYRPKNRSPSVALMDRIEESLNSRWSEETREREARRKEREQIEKERRFRQEIQKEMAAMR